One stretch of Leptospira barantonii DNA includes these proteins:
- a CDS encoding dihydrofolate reductase family protein gives MRKVVFAINISTDGYCGHMDMIADEKLHSFFTGVLRTGSVMLYGRITYQLMVPYWPEVAKNQSEADSTNEFAKVFDSMEKVLFSTTLKNVEDPNSRLANRSLGDEVIALKKEPGKDILVGSLSIASQLSELRLIDEYHFVVHPVLVGRGPRLFDSLKLKESLMLDFLGSETFPSGTTVLHYKRHS, from the coding sequence ATGAGAAAAGTTGTTTTTGCGATCAATATTTCGACTGACGGATATTGCGGTCACATGGACATGATCGCCGATGAAAAACTGCACAGTTTCTTCACCGGTGTTCTACGCACGGGGAGTGTTATGCTCTACGGAAGAATCACGTATCAACTGATGGTTCCGTATTGGCCCGAAGTCGCCAAAAATCAATCCGAGGCGGACTCAACGAATGAATTCGCTAAAGTGTTCGACTCCATGGAGAAGGTTCTATTCTCCACCACATTAAAAAACGTAGAGGATCCGAATTCAAGACTGGCAAACAGAAGTCTTGGAGACGAAGTGATCGCTTTGAAGAAAGAACCCGGGAAGGATATTCTCGTGGGTAGCCTGAGTATCGCTTCTCAACTTTCGGAACTTCGTTTGATTGATGAGTATCATTTTGTGGTTCATCCAGTTCTTGTGGGAAGAGGTCCGCGTCTGTTTGATTCTTTGAAGCTGAAGGAAAGTCTTATGCTGGATTTTCTCGGTTCGGAAACGTTTCCATCCGGCACCACGGTGCTTCACTACAAAAGACATTCGTAA